In Drosophila simulans strain w501 chromosome 3R, Prin_Dsim_3.1, whole genome shotgun sequence, a single window of DNA contains:
- the LOC27207335 gene encoding poly(U)-specific endoribonuclease homolog → MDAVQQQTNSTSNIDSAKCQKLKRFVIVGLLITIGILSWHFYEYFHSKPLPKTPDDVLTLSKNLYAEETEVSPYLYKVNLQGKTTSGAHDDRAPRNLFELHQDLLARDANSTTALLMRLFDNYELDVAVQEHPTPEHVQEQHDFLRAVMGTRVMKLTMRYLVHKDIVSVEYDDQLRLLQELWFTPYSRGRGIVGSSSFEHVFMAEIRDQKVLGLHNWLYFADQEQRGNVDYKGWLNHKEMGKHNQMVLSVRYTFHNINKPVNGFFVGTSPELDLALYTACFLATAEEEPCHIQLGHASATIVSHGWKWNGMRLIGTAYPDSS, encoded by the exons ATGgacgcagtgcagcagcaaacaaacagcactAGCAACATCGACAGCGCCAAATGCCAGAAGCTGAAGAGATTCGTGATCGTAGGCCTGCTGATCACCATTGGCATTTTGAGCTGGCACTTCTACG AGTACTTCCACAGCAAACCGCTGCCCAAAACGCCGGATGACGTCTTGACCCTCTCGAAGAATCTGTACGCGGAGGAGACCGAGGTCAGTCCATACCTCTACAAGGTGAATCTCCAGGGGAAGACCACTTCAGGTGCTCATGATGATCGAGCCCCTAGAAA CCTCTTTGAATTGCACcaggatctgctggccagggATGCCAACTCCACCACCGCTCTGCTAATGAGGCTCTTTGACAACTACGAGTTGGACGTGGCTGTGCAGGAGCATCCAACGCCGGAGCACGTCCAGGAGCAGCATGATTTCCTTAGGGCCGTGATGGGTACGCGTGTGATGAAGCTGACCATGCGTTATTTGGTACACAAGG ATATTGTGAGCGTAGAATATGACGATCAGCTGCGTCTGCTGCAGGAGCTGTGGTTCACTCCCTACTCCAGAGGTCGTGGCATTGTGGGCAGTTCCAGTTTCGAGCACGTCTTCATGGCGGAGATTCGGGACCAGAAGGTCCTGGGCCTGCATAACTGGCTGTACTTTGCCGATCAGGAGCAGCGTGGAAATGTGGACTACAAGGGCTGGCTGAACCACAAGGAAATGGGAAAG CACAACCAAATGGTTCTCAGCGTTCGCTACACGTTCCACAACATCAATAAACCAGTCAACGGCTTCTTTGTGGGCACCTCGCCCGAACTTGACCTCGCCCTGTACACCGCCTGCTTCCTGGCCACGGCGGAGGAGGAACCCTGCCACATCCAGTTGGGCCATGCCTCCGCCACGATTGTCTCCCAcggatggaaatggaatggcaTGCGCCTGATAGGAACCGCCTATCCGGACAGCTCCTAG